The following proteins come from a genomic window of Nostoc sp. TCL26-01:
- a CDS encoding alpha/beta hydrolase, with product MKLWLGLILSFIGLFLSIWIVIPAPNFTLLPLAVGSPEISPILIIGNSIALLLSFSQSKYFLLSRIAVSCSLLALILSCIPLWQLPTTIQQAQTQMQAVLGNWQIPADLQAKMRPRPFVLADLFTGLAKPKVRQSSHTFAAADGTPLSLEIYQPMVTGRYPAIAAIYGGAWQRGKPTQNARFNSYIAAQGYTVVAIDYRHAPRYRFPAQLQDVAAALQFMIQQAETYEIDPTRIAVIGWSSGGHLATLAAYQLNNIPIRAVINYYAPTNLLQGYTDPPSPDPINTKAVLQALLGGSPEQVPTLYQEASPINHVKPNLPPTLLIYGDRDHLVKSIFGQQLYQRLQATGNKAIFLKIPWAEHSFDAVFNGMGNQIALYHIERFLAWALRDGE from the coding sequence ATGAAATTGTGGTTAGGACTAATTCTCAGTTTTATCGGGCTATTCTTGAGTATTTGGATTGTTATTCCGGCTCCGAATTTTACTTTGTTACCGCTAGCTGTAGGTAGCCCAGAAATTAGCCCCATATTGATCATTGGTAACTCAATCGCTCTATTATTATCATTTTCTCAGTCTAAATATTTTCTGCTCAGTCGCATAGCAGTCAGTTGTAGTTTGCTCGCCCTAATTCTGAGTTGCATTCCCCTATGGCAACTGCCAACTACTATCCAACAGGCACAGACGCAAATGCAAGCTGTATTAGGAAATTGGCAAATTCCGGCTGATTTACAAGCCAAAATGCGCCCTCGTCCCTTTGTCTTAGCTGACTTATTTACGGGATTGGCAAAACCCAAAGTCCGCCAGTCTAGCCACACCTTTGCGGCTGCTGACGGTACACCCCTAAGTTTAGAGATTTATCAACCTATGGTAACAGGACGTTATCCAGCGATCGCTGCTATTTACGGCGGTGCATGGCAGAGGGGTAAACCAACACAAAATGCCAGATTTAACAGCTACATTGCGGCTCAGGGATATACTGTAGTTGCTATTGATTATCGTCATGCTCCTCGTTATCGCTTTCCTGCCCAACTACAAGATGTGGCAGCAGCTTTGCAATTCATGATTCAACAGGCAGAAACTTACGAAATTGACCCAACACGGATTGCTGTCATTGGTTGGTCATCTGGAGGGCATTTAGCAACGTTGGCAGCATATCAGTTAAATAATATCCCCATTCGCGCTGTCATTAATTACTATGCTCCGACAAACTTACTTCAAGGATATACAGATCCGCCATCACCTGATCCCATCAATACCAAAGCTGTTTTACAAGCCTTGTTAGGCGGTTCTCCAGAGCAAGTACCCACACTCTATCAAGAGGCATCACCGATTAATCATGTTAAACCCAATCTACCACCGACACTACTTATATATGGCGATCGCGATCATCTAGTAAAATCCATCTTCGGACAGCAACTATATCAGCGTTTACAGGCGACAGGTAACAAAGCTATCTTCCTGAAAATCCCCTGGGCAGAACACTCCTTTGATGCAGTATTTAACGGTATGGGTAATCAAATCGCTTTGTATCATATTGAGCGTTTTTTAGCATGGGCATTGAGGGATGGAGAGTAG
- a CDS encoding shikimate dehydrogenase: MTNNMITGKTKLLGVIGYPVEHSLSPVMHNAAIAQLGLDYTYIPFPIEPDKLEIAIAGLAAVGVIGFNVTIPHKQTIIPLLAEITPLAQTIGAVNTVSRQNQQWVGTNTDIEGFIAPLQTTYKQDWSEKIAVILGNGGAARAVVAGCQQLGFAEIHVVGRNFPKLEEFRRSWENSPIAEILETHTWDDLSRLIPQTHLLVNTTPIGMYPKVDESPVNADEMANLSTGAIAYDLIYIPQPTKFLQQAKQQGAIAIDGLEMLVQQGVAALKIWLQQDNIPVDIMRQALQKHLGLNL, from the coding sequence ATGACTAACAACATGATAACTGGCAAAACTAAACTATTAGGAGTAATTGGATATCCGGTGGAACATTCGCTTTCACCGGTCATGCACAATGCCGCAATCGCTCAACTAGGATTAGACTATACCTATATTCCTTTCCCCATTGAACCAGATAAATTAGAAATAGCGATCGCTGGCTTGGCGGCTGTTGGTGTTATCGGTTTTAATGTGACAATTCCTCACAAACAAACAATCATTCCCCTCCTGGCAGAAATTACTCCCTTGGCGCAAACTATAGGTGCAGTTAATACAGTTAGCCGTCAAAATCAGCAATGGGTGGGAACGAATACAGACATAGAAGGATTTATTGCTCCTTTGCAAACCACCTACAAACAAGATTGGAGTGAGAAAATAGCAGTCATTTTAGGGAATGGAGGCGCAGCTAGGGCTGTAGTTGCAGGTTGTCAGCAATTGGGCTTTGCCGAAATTCATGTAGTAGGGCGGAATTTCCCAAAGTTAGAAGAATTTCGCCGCAGTTGGGAAAATTCACCCATAGCTGAAATTTTAGAAACCCATACATGGGATGATTTGTCAAGACTCATCCCGCAAACTCACCTGTTAGTGAATACAACACCCATCGGGATGTATCCCAAAGTCGATGAATCACCTGTGAATGCAGATGAAATGGCAAATTTATCCACAGGTGCGATCGCATATGATTTGATCTATATTCCTCAACCAACAAAATTTCTCCAACAGGCGAAACAACAAGGAGCAATTGCCATTGACGGCTTAGAAATGCTAGTTCAGCAAGGAGTTGCCGCTTTAAAAATCTGGTTGCAGCAAGACAATATACCCGTAGATATCATGCGCCAAGCCTTGCAAAAGCACCTGGGTTTAAACTTGTAG
- a CDS encoding alpha/beta fold hydrolase: MSVITAPSTTPIPGQYWQWRGHKIYYVRAGKREGKCPPLLLVHGFGASTDHWRKNITGLCDDFEVFAIDLLGFGRSAKPKLQYGGDLWRDQIHDFISEVIGHKAVLAGNSLGGYACLCVAAQHPDSVAGVVLLNSAGPFSVTQPTSEPEALQSQIQPPKQPSALQKLLGDGVKWMFGQPFAQFLLFQYVRQGWVIRRTLEKVYLDKTAITDQLVAEIARPAYDAGALDVFVSVFSTPQGEKVDVLLKQLTCPLLLLWGEADPWMNARERSQKFRLYYPQLTEHFLKAGHCPHDEVPDQVNPLLRDWVLSGIRGSILLG; this comes from the coding sequence ATGTCAGTAATTACAGCCCCCTCGACAACTCCTATTCCAGGACAATATTGGCAGTGGCGAGGGCATAAAATTTATTATGTTCGTGCGGGGAAAAGAGAAGGGAAATGTCCGCCACTGCTGTTGGTACATGGATTTGGTGCTTCTACAGATCACTGGCGTAAGAATATCACAGGATTGTGTGATGATTTTGAAGTATTTGCGATCGATCTTTTGGGGTTTGGACGTTCGGCTAAACCTAAATTGCAGTATGGTGGGGATTTGTGGCGCGACCAGATACATGATTTTATTAGTGAAGTAATTGGTCACAAAGCAGTTTTAGCGGGTAACTCTCTGGGGGGTTATGCTTGTTTGTGTGTCGCCGCCCAACATCCTGATAGTGTGGCTGGTGTGGTGTTACTCAATAGTGCTGGGCCATTTAGCGTCACTCAACCGACATCGGAACCAGAAGCTTTACAGTCACAAATTCAGCCACCCAAACAACCCTCAGCTTTACAAAAACTTCTGGGTGATGGTGTGAAGTGGATGTTTGGGCAACCCTTCGCACAGTTTTTGTTATTTCAATATGTGCGACAAGGTTGGGTAATTCGGCGAACTTTAGAAAAAGTTTATTTAGATAAAACTGCTATCACAGATCAATTAGTAGCAGAAATTGCTCGTCCTGCTTACGATGCGGGTGCTTTAGATGTATTTGTTTCTGTTTTTAGCACACCCCAAGGCGAGAAAGTTGATGTGTTATTGAAACAATTAACTTGTCCTTTATTGCTATTATGGGGAGAGGCTGATCCTTGGATGAATGCGAGAGAGCGATCGCAAAAGTTTCGGTTATATTATCCTCAATTAACAGAACATTTTCTCAAGGCTGGTCATTGTCCTCATGATGAAGTCCCAGATCAAGTTAATCCACTTTTACGAGATTGGGTATTGTCAGGAATTAGGGGGTCAATACTACTCGGTTAA
- a CDS encoding phenylacetate--CoA ligase family protein, which translates to MKKIIQAWEDFVSTPLESLLEQHLNTSSESTVLSLFHDVAASVPAYKAFLAQRQINPHAIQTLEDFQRLPAIAKENYISHYPLTDLCRNGQLSDCDMIAASSGSTGKPTFWPRFFTDELQIATRFEQIFHDSFFTDTRRTLAVICFTLGTWVGGMFTTSCCRYLASKGYPITVITPGNNKEEILRVVQELGRNFEQVILLGYPPFLKDVIDTGVARGVEWQRYQIKLVMAGEVFSEEWRSLVGERMGSQNPCYDSASLYGTADAGVLGNETPLSICIRRFLSQNPEAAKALFGESRLPTLVQYDPVSRFFEIEDHQLLFSGNNGIPLIRYNILDTGGIITYDAMLQFLSNWGFNPLATLTSRGVHKLPFVYVFGRSNFTVSYFGANIYPENVTVGLEQPVIQEWVTGKFVLQVKEDADKNRFLSVVVELAPGIEESEDKRQTIASSILTQLLRLNSEFANYVPPEYQMPQVALAPMGDREYFPIGVKHRYTRR; encoded by the coding sequence ATGAAAAAAATAATTCAGGCTTGGGAAGATTTTGTATCTACCCCTTTAGAAAGTTTGCTAGAACAGCATCTCAATACTTCTAGTGAATCAACCGTTTTGAGTTTGTTTCATGATGTCGCAGCTAGCGTACCTGCTTACAAAGCTTTTTTGGCCCAGAGACAGATTAATCCTCATGCTATTCAAACTTTAGAAGATTTTCAGAGATTACCAGCGATCGCTAAAGAAAATTACATTTCCCATTATCCTTTAACTGACTTGTGCCGCAATGGACAGTTATCAGATTGTGATATGATAGCTGCCTCCTCTGGTTCTACAGGTAAACCCACATTTTGGCCTCGCTTCTTCACCGATGAGTTGCAAATAGCCACCCGCTTTGAGCAAATTTTTCACGATAGTTTTTTTACTGACACCAGACGCACCCTCGCAGTAATTTGTTTCACTCTAGGTACTTGGGTAGGGGGAATGTTTACTACTAGCTGCTGTCGCTATCTGGCGAGTAAAGGTTATCCCATCACTGTAATTACACCGGGGAACAATAAAGAAGAAATCTTGCGCGTCGTACAAGAACTTGGGAGAAATTTTGAGCAGGTAATACTCTTGGGATATCCACCATTCCTCAAAGATGTGATTGATACAGGTGTTGCGCGTGGTGTGGAGTGGCAACGCTATCAAATTAAACTGGTGATGGCGGGTGAGGTATTTAGTGAAGAATGGCGGAGTTTAGTTGGGGAAAGAATGGGTTCCCAAAATCCCTGCTACGATTCAGCATCACTCTATGGTACAGCCGACGCAGGTGTGTTGGGAAATGAAACGCCTTTAAGTATTTGCATTCGTCGTTTTTTGTCTCAAAATCCCGAAGCAGCCAAAGCTTTATTTGGTGAATCTCGCTTACCTACACTTGTACAGTATGACCCAGTGAGCCGCTTTTTTGAAATCGAAGATCATCAACTACTATTTTCCGGCAATAACGGCATTCCTTTAATTCGTTACAACATCTTAGACACTGGCGGCATCATTACCTATGATGCCATGCTCCAGTTTTTATCCAACTGGGGATTTAACCCATTAGCAACCCTGACTTCCAGAGGTGTACATAAGTTACCCTTCGTCTACGTTTTCGGACGTTCTAATTTTACCGTCTCCTATTTTGGCGCGAATATCTATCCAGAAAATGTGACTGTCGGTTTAGAACAACCAGTGATTCAAGAATGGGTAACTGGTAAATTTGTCTTACAAGTCAAAGAAGATGCTGACAAAAACAGATTTTTATCTGTGGTTGTGGAATTAGCACCAGGAATAGAAGAGAGTGAAGATAAGCGCCAAACCATAGCATCATCAATTCTCACCCAACTATTGCGACTAAATAGTGAGTTTGCCAACTACGTTCCCCCAGAATACCAAATGCCACAGGTAGCCTTAGCACCAATGGGCGATCGCGAATATTTTCCCATAGGTGTGAAGCATCGTTACACACGTAGATAG
- a CDS encoding SapC family protein — translation MTKQLLIYEQVVPISKERHKDWSLKQGSDYGFARQINSVPLMAVEFANAVNDYAIVFVESEAEIMPIAILGVKQEENQFVTETGSWNAKYIPAFIRRYPFIFSSSDDGQTFTLCIDETFEGLNQEGKGERFFDAEGEQTQYLTNVLEFLKEYQKQFQITQFLGKKLKELDLLEPMKATFQLKTGEESSLTGFSAVSTERLRKLSGEQLVDLMQTGQLDLLYLHLHSMRNFSLIIENT, via the coding sequence ATGACTAAACAATTACTGATTTACGAACAAGTCGTCCCCATTTCCAAAGAACGCCACAAAGATTGGTCATTAAAACAAGGTTCAGACTATGGCTTTGCTCGTCAAATCAATTCTGTTCCCTTGATGGCAGTTGAGTTTGCCAATGCAGTTAATGATTATGCGATCGTTTTTGTCGAAAGTGAAGCAGAAATCATGCCGATCGCTATTTTAGGCGTTAAGCAAGAAGAAAACCAATTTGTCACTGAAACAGGCAGTTGGAATGCCAAATACATTCCCGCATTCATCCGCCGTTACCCCTTCATCTTCTCTAGTAGTGATGATGGACAAACCTTTACTCTATGTATAGATGAAACCTTTGAGGGATTGAACCAAGAAGGCAAAGGAGAAAGGTTTTTTGATGCAGAAGGCGAACAAACTCAATATTTAACTAATGTTCTAGAATTTTTAAAAGAATACCAAAAGCAGTTTCAAATCACACAATTTTTAGGTAAGAAACTCAAAGAGTTAGACTTACTAGAGCCAATGAAAGCTACCTTTCAGCTAAAAACAGGAGAAGAATCCTCTTTAACAGGTTTTTCTGCTGTGAGTACAGAAAGATTGAGAAAACTTTCAGGAGAGCAATTAGTAGATTTGATGCAGACAGGACAACTTGATTTGCTGTATTTGCACTTGCATTCTATGCGTAATTTCTCCTTAATTATAGAAAATACCTAA
- a CDS encoding ABC transporter permease yields MGIVLSNILAIYRRELQSYFVSPLAYAIAGVFWFLAGLFLVMILLGPDGILPSVAYLDLQGQQLGVPVPPIDVPYEFIRAFLDRLGWLLLFILPILSMGLYAEERKRGTLELLATSPVTNWAVAVGKLLGVLTFFISLVVPLLIFEAIAINGATPPMPITIPLLAHLGLILLAAAILSLGMFISSLTDSTILSAVLTFALVLLLLFIDLIAKNIGGSVGEIIGHFSLLKHYTTFIQGIFDTSAFILFASYIFLGIFLTAQSIDALRFQRH; encoded by the coding sequence ATGGGTATAGTTTTGAGTAATATTCTTGCCATTTATCGCCGAGAATTACAGAGTTATTTTGTCTCGCCTTTAGCATATGCGATCGCTGGCGTGTTTTGGTTCCTGGCTGGATTATTTTTGGTGATGATTCTCTTGGGGCCTGATGGAATTTTGCCTTCAGTCGCCTATTTAGATTTACAAGGACAACAATTAGGCGTACCAGTTCCACCCATTGATGTTCCTTACGAATTTATCCGCGCATTTTTAGACCGACTGGGTTGGCTACTCTTATTTATCCTGCCGATTCTCTCAATGGGACTGTATGCTGAAGAACGCAAACGCGGGACATTGGAACTTTTAGCCACCTCACCAGTCACTAATTGGGCCGTCGCCGTGGGTAAGTTATTGGGAGTGCTGACATTTTTTATCAGTCTAGTTGTACCATTGCTGATATTTGAAGCGATCGCTATTAATGGCGCAACTCCCCCAATGCCAATTACAATCCCTTTATTAGCTCACTTGGGATTAATCTTGTTAGCAGCTGCTATTCTCTCTTTAGGAATGTTTATTTCCTCCTTAACAGATAGCACGATTTTGTCGGCTGTTCTCACATTTGCCCTAGTTTTATTATTGTTATTTATTGATTTAATCGCTAAAAATATAGGCGGTTCTGTAGGCGAAATCATCGGTCACTTTTCCTTGTTGAAACATTACACCACCTTTATTCAAGGGATTTTTGACACCAGCGCTTTCATATTATTTGCTAGTTACATCTTTTTGGGTATCTTTCTCACAGCCCAATCGATTGATGCACTGAGATTTCAACGTCATTAG
- a CDS encoding pentapeptide repeat-containing protein, whose protein sequence is MALDFSGQNLRGRNFKGRQDLVGANFSYADIRGANFSGANLTGAKFSHAKAGLQRRWEIGLFLVSFLLSGLSGFLWAMNGYIVWLIVNSSNQENQIIGWVALIMLIPFFFLTIRQGLTSGLGYLAVAVAVAVAVVTVTNSGARAFAVAGTGAVAFAGAVAFAGAGAFAFAGAFVFTVVGAVAGAVAGAFAVSVAEAVAEAVLGDVGAVGGAFVFTVAGSGAFAFAGILLNIYIAWQAMKGNEKYSLIRNVSIAFAATGGTSFRNTNLTNADFSQATLKSTDFRNAVLTRTRWHQVKMLDRVRPGSTYLQNSQVRQLLTTGQGQDKNFDRQNLRGINLQSTNLADASFIGADLSEANLQDADLSRAKLKQTQLDATDLTGATLTGAFIEDWGITNTTKLQGVRCEYVFMRLPTKTNPDPLRKPDNHQEVFQDGDFADFIQPIFDTLDLYHNQGVDPRAIAIAFKNLAANHPEAELEIVAMEKRGDDKFLLRAKTAEGIDKSQLSAEYFDDYNQLKALSQSQQLRLEEKDSYIRDLTNMVNTALKQPKYHIEGDNKVSDISGINIQGSTNVSGIAGSGSIANLGTISGNVNIAINQLPDSSDSDQPGIKELLTQLQAAISQSSDLSDEDKAEALAQVKALAQAGNNPQEPTKQKTAKTALTMLKGIFSGLPTVANLLESANKLLPTISQLFGL, encoded by the coding sequence ATGGCTTTAGACTTTTCCGGTCAAAATCTCCGAGGACGCAACTTTAAGGGTAGACAAGACCTTGTAGGTGCAAACTTTAGCTATGCCGATATTCGAGGCGCAAACTTTAGCGGTGCTAATTTGACGGGTGCAAAATTCAGTCACGCCAAAGCAGGACTGCAACGCCGTTGGGAAATTGGTTTATTTCTTGTCTCGTTCTTATTGTCAGGACTGTCGGGATTCCTCTGGGCTATGAATGGTTACATAGTGTGGCTGATAGTTAACTCATCCAATCAAGAGAACCAGATCATCGGTTGGGTTGCTTTAATCATGTTGATTCCCTTCTTCTTCCTAACCATTCGGCAAGGATTAACATCTGGTTTAGGATATCTCGCCGTCGCCGTCGCCGTCGCCGTCGCCGTCGTCACCGTCACCAACTCCGGAGCCAGAGCCTTTGCCGTTGCCGGAACCGGAGCCGTCGCCTTTGCTGGAGCCGTCGCCTTCGCTGGAGCCGGAGCCTTCGCTTTCGCTGGAGCTTTCGTCTTCACCGTCGTCGGAGCTGTCGCTGGAGCTGTCGCCGGAGCCTTCGCCGTCTCCGTCGCCGAAGCCGTCGCCGAAGCCGTCCTCGGAGACGTGGGAGCTGTCGGCGGAGCCTTCGTCTTCACCGTCGCCGGATCTGGAGCCTTCGCCTTCGCCGGAATACTATTGAACATTTACATCGCTTGGCAAGCGATGAAAGGAAACGAGAAATATTCTCTAATTCGTAATGTTTCCATTGCCTTCGCAGCTACTGGTGGTACAAGCTTTCGTAACACTAACTTAACCAATGCTGATTTCTCCCAAGCCACGCTCAAAAGTACAGACTTCCGCAACGCTGTCCTTACTCGTACTCGTTGGCATCAAGTTAAAATGCTTGACCGTGTTCGCCCAGGTTCAACTTATCTGCAAAACTCACAAGTACGTCAACTGCTAACTACAGGACAAGGACAAGACAAAAACTTCGACCGTCAAAACCTACGGGGTATCAACTTACAATCAACAAACTTAGCAGATGCTAGCTTCATTGGCGCTGACCTCAGTGAAGCAAATTTGCAAGATGCGGATTTATCCAGAGCCAAACTCAAACAAACCCAACTAGACGCAACTGATTTAACAGGTGCAACCCTCACGGGTGCATTCATTGAAGACTGGGGAATCACAAATACAACTAAATTACAGGGTGTGAGGTGTGAATATGTCTTCATGCGCTTACCCACCAAAACCAACCCCGATCCCCTCCGCAAACCAGATAATCACCAAGAAGTATTCCAAGACGGAGACTTTGCCGACTTTATTCAACCAATTTTTGACACCCTCGATCTTTACCATAATCAAGGCGTTGACCCCCGCGCCATTGCCATTGCTTTTAAAAACCTCGCAGCCAACCATCCCGAAGCCGAGTTAGAAATTGTGGCAATGGAGAAACGCGGCGATGATAAATTCTTACTCCGTGCCAAAACTGCGGAAGGAATTGATAAATCTCAACTGAGTGCAGAATATTTTGATGACTATAATCAACTCAAAGCTTTGTCTCAGAGTCAGCAATTACGATTGGAAGAAAAAGATAGTTATATTCGTGATTTAACAAATATGGTGAATACTGCTCTCAAGCAGCCCAAATATCATATAGAAGGAGATAACAAAGTGTCAGATATTAGCGGCATCAATATTCAAGGCAGTACAAATGTTAGCGGTATTGCTGGCAGTGGTTCTATTGCTAATCTGGGAACAATTAGCGGTAATGTTAATATTGCCATTAATCAGTTACCTGATTCTTCAGATAGTGACCAACCAGGAATTAAAGAATTACTCACACAATTACAAGCGGCAATTTCCCAGTCCTCAGATTTATCTGATGAAGACAAAGCCGAGGCTTTAGCACAGGTAAAAGCTTTAGCACAAGCCGGGAATAATCCTCAAGAACCCACCAAGCAAAAGACGGCAAAGACAGCCCTCACGATGTTAAAAGGGATATTCTCTGGCTTACCCACTGTTGCTAATTTGCTGGAATCAGCTAACAAACTATTACCGACAATTTCTCAACTATTCGGTTTGTAA
- a CDS encoding cupin domain-containing protein, with protein MTHINTENYCFCELAPLYALDLLDEREQIWVEQKLAECPELAEELAEYQSAVTAIAYDTPHVPIAIDLKNRLFARLELDNPEPQAVDHPIPDSPFFAVRSQELNWQPHDTPGVSIAIIHTDEVKREIIGVFRAEAGVYYPIHRHAAIEEIYLLSGDLVVDNQVYGPGDYIRSEPGSVHSPHTNSGCMFFFHTSMDDEYPQRIPSLVTSN; from the coding sequence ATGACGCACATCAACACTGAAAACTACTGCTTTTGTGAGTTAGCTCCCCTTTATGCCCTCGACTTATTAGATGAACGAGAGCAAATTTGGGTAGAACAGAAATTAGCAGAATGTCCAGAATTAGCCGAAGAGTTAGCCGAATATCAGTCTGCGGTGACAGCTATTGCCTACGATACTCCTCATGTCCCCATTGCTATAGACCTAAAAAATCGCTTATTTGCACGTCTAGAATTAGACAATCCTGAACCTCAAGCTGTAGATCATCCTATCCCTGACTCGCCATTTTTTGCCGTGCGATCGCAAGAGTTAAATTGGCAACCTCATGACACTCCCGGTGTCTCTATCGCTATCATACACACTGATGAAGTCAAGCGCGAAATTATCGGTGTATTCCGTGCTGAAGCTGGTGTCTATTATCCTATTCACCGTCATGCAGCGATTGAAGAAATTTATCTCCTCTCAGGCGACTTGGTAGTTGACAATCAGGTTTACGGGCCAGGTGATTACATCCGTTCTGAACCAGGTTCAGTCCATAGCCCTCATACTAATAGTGGCTGTATGTTCTTTTTTCACACCTCAATGGATGATGAATATCCCCAGAGAATCCCCAGCCTAGTGACTTCCAACTAA
- a CDS encoding sigma-70 family RNA polymerase sigma factor — translation MESLPTADVSLLTKIAQRDQSALSALYDRYAKIIYAIAFKSLQSVEESEEVVLDVFAQVWRIAERYDTQKGRVDTWLFTLARSRILDRLRKLQRTSPANTLSMDAAEIQPKADNVNLFEEVVIAERRSRVMTAIKNLPTEQKLVIELAYYQGLTQSQIATKTGISLGTVKTRIRLGLNKLKSILNSEQDW, via the coding sequence ATGGAGAGTTTACCTACTGCTGATGTTTCACTTTTAACTAAAATTGCCCAGCGTGACCAATCAGCGCTATCTGCTCTTTACGATCGCTATGCCAAAATTATCTATGCGATCGCTTTCAAAAGTCTGCAATCTGTCGAAGAAAGTGAAGAGGTGGTTTTAGATGTGTTTGCTCAGGTTTGGCGGATTGCTGAACGCTACGACACTCAAAAAGGCAGAGTTGACACTTGGTTATTTACCTTAGCACGCAGTCGTATTCTGGATCGTCTACGGAAATTACAACGAACTTCTCCAGCTAATACTCTGTCTATGGATGCAGCCGAGATTCAACCCAAAGCTGATAACGTCAATTTGTTTGAGGAAGTCGTAATTGCGGAACGTCGTAGTCGAGTGATGACAGCGATAAAAAATCTACCCACTGAACAAAAACTGGTGATTGAATTAGCATATTATCAAGGGCTAACTCAGAGTCAAATTGCCACCAAGACTGGCATATCGCTAGGTACAGTCAAAACGAGAATTCGGTTAGGATTAAACAAGTTGAAGTCTATTCTCAATAGTGAGCAAGACTGGTAA
- a CDS encoding ABC transporter ATP-binding protein — MIEVEHLSKTYGSTPAITDVTFSVEPGEILGFLGPNGAGKTTTMRILAGYLPASSGTAKIAGCDVHENSLAVRQRIGYLPETPPLYPEMTVEGFLHFVTRIKGVAAGDRITKINAAIKRCNLEDKRHVIIRKLSKGYRQRVGIAQAIVHDPPAIILDEPTVGLDPRQIIDVRNLIKSLAGTHTIILSTHILPEVSMTCSRVAIINGGKIVATNTPENLMTQLTGGSGYEIEIEGEIALAKQVLQNVVGVSLVESITGNHHLRENRAYLRVISQPSSEPGRDIATTLIRAGFGLHEMRRVSATLEDVFLQLTTQEKNLASLADSADKEGEAA; from the coding sequence ATGATTGAAGTTGAACATCTAAGTAAAACCTACGGTTCCACCCCAGCTATTACTGATGTGACTTTCAGCGTTGAACCAGGGGAGATTTTAGGATTTTTGGGGCCGAATGGCGCTGGTAAAACGACAACGATGCGAATTTTGGCAGGTTACTTACCCGCCAGTAGTGGGACAGCAAAAATTGCTGGCTGCGATGTCCATGAAAATTCTTTGGCGGTACGTCAGCGTATTGGTTATTTACCAGAAACACCGCCACTATATCCAGAAATGACTGTGGAAGGGTTTCTGCATTTTGTCACACGAATTAAAGGAGTAGCAGCAGGAGATCGCATCACTAAAATCAATGCGGCGATCAAACGGTGTAATCTAGAGGATAAACGCCACGTCATTATCCGCAAGTTATCTAAAGGCTATCGTCAAAGAGTCGGCATAGCACAAGCCATAGTCCATGATCCCCCAGCTATTATCCTCGATGAACCAACGGTGGGACTTGATCCTAGACAAATCATCGATGTGCGGAATTTAATTAAGAGTCTGGCTGGGACACACACCATTATTCTCTCTACTCACATTTTGCCGGAGGTGAGTATGACTTGTAGCCGTGTAGCCATTATCAATGGTGGCAAGATAGTAGCCACGAATACACCAGAAAATTTGATGACTCAGTTGACAGGTGGCTCAGGTTATGAAATCGAAATTGAAGGAGAAATAGCTTTAGCCAAACAAGTCTTGCAAAATGTCGTTGGTGTGAGTTTGGTAGAATCTATTACTGGTAATCATCACCTCAGAGAAAATCGCGCTTACCTGCGAGTGATTTCCCAACCAAGCAGCGAACCAGGAAGAGATATTGCCACAACTTTAATTCGTGCTGGCTTTGGTTTGCATGAAATGCGGCGTGTTAGCGCTACCCTAGAAGATGTCTTTTTACAACTGACTACACAAGAAAAAAATCTGGCATCCCTAGCCGACTCAGCAGACAAAGAAGGAGAAGCAGCGTAA